In uncultured Desulfobacter sp., one DNA window encodes the following:
- a CDS encoding response regulator yields the protein MSLNFLLVDDEKSFIDTLAQRLRQRGFAVVCAFSGMEALNQLDNDATIEVVVLDVIMPGMDGIETLKRLKKKHPTVEVIMLTGYSTIHHAVEAIKLDAFDYLTKLCNINQLISKAKQAVSRRNERKAKIFDVRIKLYISKEERDEQIAQILKG from the coding sequence ATGAGCCTTAATTTTTTACTTGTCGATGATGAAAAATCTTTTATTGATACCCTCGCACAACGCCTTCGCCAAAGAGGATTTGCTGTGGTCTGTGCCTTTTCCGGAATGGAAGCATTAAATCAACTTGATAACGACGCCACCATTGAGGTGGTAGTTCTTGATGTAATAATGCCCGGCATGGATGGTATCGAAACCCTTAAAAGACTCAAAAAAAAGCACCCAACTGTGGAAGTAATCATGCTCACAGGCTACTCTACAATTCACCATGCTGTTGAAGCAATTAAATTAGATGCTTTTGATTACCTGACAAAACTTTGCAATATAAATCAGCTCATTTCAAAAGCAAAACAGGCTGTTTCCAGGAGAAATGAACGGAAAGCAAAAATCTTTGACGTCAGAATCAAACTATACATCTCAAAAGAAGAACGTGATGAACAGATAGCTCAAATATTGAAAGGTTAA
- a CDS encoding IS91 family transposase yields MRLSHIIEEYYDAFLTRYGDTALPEQIKALNAIVSCRTPDAGQIYTVCPDCNHTQLHPLSCGNRNCPHCQNHETSQWIDRQQNKQLPVQYFMVTFTLPCQFREVAYRNQRTVYSLMFSCVSSTLKEFGLNPRHLGAQIGMTMVLHTHSRRLDFHPHIHVVVPGGGVDPSRRQWKKKKGKYLFNRKALAKVFRARFLNGLNKENLPIPKGARSKWIVDCARVGTGMSALKYLSRYLYRGVISERNIIANQDGRVTFMYIDGKTKEMCRRTLKGEEFLHLILLHVLPRGFRRARDYGFLHGNAKKLLFLVQMILHVRIMAIVLRPRPVFKCPHCGKPMKILGIKPVGTG; encoded by the coding sequence ATGCGACTTTCTCATATCATTGAAGAATATTATGATGCATTTCTGACTCGTTACGGGGATACGGCATTGCCGGAACAGATCAAAGCCTTAAACGCCATAGTTAGTTGCCGTACACCAGACGCCGGGCAGATTTATACGGTCTGTCCAGACTGCAATCATACACAACTGCATCCACTGTCCTGTGGAAACCGCAATTGTCCCCATTGTCAAAACCATGAGACAAGCCAATGGATTGACCGGCAGCAAAATAAACAGCTTCCCGTCCAGTATTTCATGGTAACTTTTACCTTGCCCTGTCAGTTCAGGGAAGTTGCATACCGGAATCAACGGACAGTTTATTCTCTGATGTTTTCATGTGTATCCAGCACGTTGAAAGAATTTGGGCTAAATCCCCGGCACCTTGGGGCCCAAATCGGTATGACCATGGTTCTTCACACTCATAGCAGAAGATTGGATTTTCACCCGCATATTCATGTAGTTGTTCCAGGTGGCGGTGTTGACCCATCCAGGCGGCAATGGAAAAAGAAAAAAGGCAAGTATTTGTTTAATCGAAAAGCCCTGGCCAAAGTTTTTCGGGCACGTTTCCTGAACGGATTGAACAAAGAGAATTTGCCAATTCCCAAAGGTGCTCGTTCCAAATGGATTGTCGATTGTGCCAGGGTCGGAACCGGCATGTCTGCCCTGAAGTACCTGTCCAGATATTTATACCGGGGAGTGATCAGCGAACGTAATATCATTGCCAATCAGGATGGCCGGGTTACCTTCATGTATATTGACGGTAAAACCAAAGAGATGTGCAGGCGAACCCTTAAAGGAGAGGAGTTTCTGCACCTGATCCTGCTTCATGTGTTGCCCAGGGGATTTCGTAGGGCAAGAGATTACGGCTTTCTTCACGGGAATGCCAAGAAATTGCTCTTCCTAGTACAGATGATTCTCCACGTTCGGATTATGGCAATAGTGCTTCGGCCAAGGCCTGTTTTTAAATGCCCCCATTGCGGGAAGCCTATGAAAATCCTCGGAATAAAGCCTGTCGGTACA
- a CDS encoding DUF2947 family protein — protein sequence MLPDRQELKTFELIWRFNDADKYTQLSIEEFTRFHPIEVNESLELWKKYVYPGTNLTERHLSELYARESIARPVRTNSGQLIEGEEIEVTKWLENQFPIAKDSLLFFFWHAEVSVKTDWELFLSHWDDFCYPSDDSNIIIIPQEDRCIIYIEDVWYIFPQEKDSTVF from the coding sequence ATGCTGCCAGACCGTCAAGAATTAAAAACTTTCGAGCTAATCTGGCGTTTCAATGATGCAGATAAATACACGCAGCTTTCGATTGAGGAATTTACAAGATTTCATCCAATTGAAGTTAATGAAAGCCTGGAACTTTGGAAAAAATATGTATACCCAGGTACCAATCTAACAGAACGCCATCTTTCTGAATTATATGCGCGGGAATCAATTGCAAGACCGGTAAGAACCAATTCGGGGCAATTAATAGAAGGTGAAGAAATTGAAGTAACTAAATGGCTTGAAAATCAATTTCCAATTGCCAAAGACTCTCTTCTGTTCTTCTTTTGGCATGCTGAAGTTAGTGTCAAAACTGATTGGGAATTATTTTTATCTCATTGGGATGATTTTTGTTATCCGAGCGATGACAGCAATATTATTATTATTCCCCAAGAAGATAGATGTATTATTTATATCGAAGATGTTTGGTACATATTCCCTCAGGAAAAGGACAGCACTGTATTTTAA
- the ltrA gene encoding group II intron reverse transcriptase/maturase has product MGKQMTASAGAPVDSAKKWASIDWKKARAEVRRLQMRIAKAVKEKRWGKVKALQYLLTHSFYAKALAVKRVTSNKGKKTPGVDGTLWKGARAKWEAVFSLQRRGYRPQPLRRIYIPKKNGKKRPLSIPTILCRAMQALFKLALAPVAETIGDRNSYGFREGRSCADAIAAAFNALSKPNSATWILEADIKGCYDNISQEWMLENIPMDKVILKKWLTAGYVEDGKLYPSRKGTPQGGIISPTLSNLTLDGLEKAVHDAVPRRCRVNFVRYADDFIVTGKSKRLLEDQVKPAVEAFLTERGLSLSEEKTMITHITDGFTFLGQTFRKTGNVLHITPAKKGVLALKEKLSELIHKHVGGPLEPLVKKLNQTLRGWGNYHRHVVSSETFSLIDTFVYEQLWRMIKKRHRKKSSKWLKNRYWTDGKRKWIFTVKSRNKKGPCSYHVIHLSSLGIKRYIKIKADANPYDPEYSYYFWRRRNQKDSRLLPSLSAREHRQKQAA; this is encoded by the coding sequence ATGGGAAAGCAAATGACGGCCTCGGCTGGTGCACCTGTCGACTCTGCTAAGAAATGGGCATCCATTGATTGGAAAAAAGCCCGAGCCGAAGTTAGAAGGCTGCAAATGCGTATCGCAAAGGCTGTAAAGGAAAAAAGATGGGGCAAGGTCAAAGCCCTGCAATACTTACTTACTCATTCGTTCTACGCCAAGGCCTTGGCTGTCAAACGAGTGACCTCAAATAAAGGGAAAAAAACTCCAGGCGTAGATGGCACCTTATGGAAAGGAGCCAGAGCCAAATGGGAGGCTGTTTTCAGCCTGCAAAGACGAGGTTATAGACCGCAACCACTAAGGCGAATTTACATCCCCAAAAAGAATGGTAAAAAACGTCCGTTAAGTATTCCTACAATACTCTGCAGAGCTATGCAGGCGCTGTTTAAATTAGCTTTAGCCCCAGTAGCGGAAACCATAGGAGACCGTAATTCTTACGGCTTCCGTGAAGGCCGCAGCTGTGCAGATGCAATTGCAGCAGCGTTCAATGCACTCTCCAAGCCTAATTCGGCTACATGGATATTGGAAGCGGATATCAAAGGGTGTTATGACAACATCAGCCAGGAATGGATGTTGGAAAATATCCCTATGGATAAAGTCATTCTTAAAAAGTGGTTGACGGCAGGGTATGTGGAAGACGGCAAGCTATACCCCTCGCGCAAAGGAACCCCACAGGGCGGGATTATCAGTCCCACCTTGTCGAATTTAACCCTCGACGGGCTGGAAAAAGCCGTGCATGATGCAGTTCCCCGTCGATGTAGAGTTAATTTCGTTCGATATGCAGATGATTTTATCGTCACAGGCAAGTCCAAACGCCTGCTTGAAGATCAGGTCAAACCAGCAGTCGAAGCGTTTCTAACTGAACGTGGTCTGTCATTATCTGAAGAAAAGACCATGATCACGCATATAACAGATGGATTTACGTTCCTTGGCCAAACTTTTCGAAAAACCGGAAATGTGCTGCACATCACCCCGGCAAAGAAGGGAGTTCTCGCCCTTAAAGAAAAGCTCAGTGAACTGATCCATAAACATGTCGGCGGTCCATTGGAACCATTGGTCAAAAAGTTAAACCAAACCCTCCGGGGTTGGGGAAACTATCACCGGCACGTAGTCTCATCGGAAACATTTTCTCTTATTGATACGTTTGTTTACGAACAGCTATGGAGAATGATTAAAAAGCGTCACCGGAAGAAATCCTCAAAATGGTTGAAAAACCGTTACTGGACTGACGGAAAACGCAAGTGGATATTCACTGTCAAGAGCCGAAATAAGAAAGGGCCTTGCAGTTATCACGTCATTCACCTAAGCTCATTAGGAATAAAACGATATATCAAAATCAAAGCAGATGCAAATCCATATGATCCCGAATACAGTTATTATTTCTGGCGTAGACGGAATCAAAAGGATTCACGGTTACTCCCGTCGTTATCGGCCAGGGAGCACCGCCAAAAGCAAGCTGCATGA
- a CDS encoding IS91 family transposase has translation MCDTCGHLEKGYNSCRNRHCPGCNNIARRKWVTARIDELLPVSYHHCVFTLPDIFNPLCRFNRRVMYDLLFESASQTLLEFGENSKRLGARIGFYGILHTWGGKLWLHPHIHFIVTAGGVNTRGEWMEPKYSSTFLFPVRALSNVFRAKFLNGLITAQGQGLLKLPGDLAQFSSPDAFRQWLFHTVPRDWIVYSKPPFSGPEDVVRYIGRYTHSTAISNNRIISIEDDVVTFWFKNTRKGSRWETTTLPVMEFINRFLIHVLPKHFHRIRYYGFLANGKAGKQIASIRRALGSRIDASPETKQHIEQVYRCPACGNGTMMTILVLDGYGNIVKEVLPVADTQQILIAEGSP, from the coding sequence ATCTGCGACACATGCGGGCATCTTGAAAAAGGATACAACTCCTGCCGGAACCGCCACTGCCCAGGCTGCAACAATATCGCCCGGCGCAAATGGGTGACGGCTAGGATCGACGAATTACTTCCGGTCTCTTATCATCATTGCGTTTTCACCCTGCCTGATATCTTCAATCCACTATGCCGCTTTAACCGCCGGGTTATGTACGACCTTCTGTTTGAAAGCGCCTCCCAGACCCTGCTGGAGTTCGGGGAGAATTCTAAACGCCTGGGGGCCAGGATCGGATTTTACGGGATTCTCCATACCTGGGGCGGAAAGCTGTGGCTCCATCCGCACATCCATTTTATTGTCACGGCAGGCGGGGTAAATACCCGGGGGGAGTGGATGGAGCCCAAATACAGTTCAACCTTCCTGTTTCCGGTCAGAGCTCTCTCCAACGTTTTCCGGGCCAAGTTCTTAAATGGTCTAATCACGGCTCAAGGCCAGGGCCTGTTGAAACTGCCTGGCGACCTGGCCCAGTTTTCAAGCCCCGATGCATTCAGGCAATGGCTGTTCCATACTGTTCCCAGGGACTGGATTGTCTATTCCAAACCACCGTTTTCAGGCCCGGAAGATGTGGTCAGGTACATCGGCAGGTACACCCATTCCACAGCCATCAGCAATAACCGAATTATCTCCATTGAAGATGACGTTGTCACGTTCTGGTTCAAAAACACCCGGAAGGGCTCCCGATGGGAAACCACCACTCTTCCCGTGATGGAGTTCATTAATCGCTTTTTAATCCATGTCCTGCCCAAGCACTTCCACCGGATTCGGTATTACGGGTTCCTGGCAAACGGCAAGGCCGGAAAGCAGATTGCATCCATTCGCAGGGCGTTAGGCAGCCGGATTGATGCAAGCCCGGAAACCAAACAACATATTGAACAGGTTTACCGATGCCCGGCCTGCGGCAACGGAACCATGATGACCATCCTGGTGCTGGATGGCTACGGAAACATCGTGAAAGAGGTGCTCCCGGTTGCTGACACCCAACAGATTTTAATCGCGGAAGGATCTCCATAA
- a CDS encoding transposase translates to MKVNIKSLIDDVQCYETVRDLRWPEIRECPFCNSIRTIKKGYDDKDSAKQRYKCKDCGRRFDDLTGTIFSGHHQPLKVWILCLYFMGLNLSNNQISKELGLNRGDVHNMAAQLREGVVKKNHR, encoded by the coding sequence ATGAAGGTAAATATAAAGAGCCTGATAGATGATGTACAATGCTATGAAACCGTTCGTGACCTACGTTGGCCAGAAATACGAGAATGCCCTTTTTGTAATTCCATACGCACAATCAAAAAAGGTTACGATGATAAGGACTCCGCCAAACAACGCTATAAATGCAAAGATTGCGGAAGACGCTTTGATGATCTCACTGGAACCATTTTTTCTGGACATCACCAACCCCTCAAAGTGTGGATATTGTGTCTCTATTTCATGGGGTTGAATTTGTCCAACAACCAGATTTCTAAAGAATTGGGGCTTAATCGTGGAGATGTTCACAACATGGCTGCTCAGCTACGCGAAGGCGTGGTAAAAAAAAACCACAGATAA
- a CDS encoding IS1595 family transposase, translating into MYIVAGHKGNPAAVLKKGRDGRRNRLRGARGRGTLEKEKPPIFGMIQRCGQVVIQMLPDVRQTTIKPLIKATIQSGTLVYTDEYAIYNRLDEWGYDHESVNHGAGEYARDDDGDGFCEIHVNTMEGFWSLLRSWIRPHRGISQEKLPFYLGFFEFVHNAGKRGKSLLHSLIEVMIK; encoded by the coding sequence GTGTATATCGTTGCAGGGCACAAAGGCAACCCCGCGGCTGTATTAAAAAAAGGAAGAGACGGTCGGCGTAACCGATTAAGGGGTGCCAGGGGCCGTGGTACGTTAGAGAAAGAGAAACCACCCATTTTCGGGATGATACAACGGTGCGGACAGGTTGTGATTCAAATGCTGCCCGATGTCCGGCAGACCACCATTAAGCCTTTGATAAAGGCCACTATACAGTCTGGAACATTGGTCTATACCGATGAATATGCCATTTATAACAGGTTGGATGAGTGGGGTTACGACCATGAAAGCGTGAATCATGGGGCCGGTGAATATGCCAGAGACGACGATGGAGACGGATTTTGTGAAATCCACGTGAATACAATGGAAGGCTTCTGGTCATTACTCCGAAGTTGGATTCGCCCACATAGGGGGATCTCACAGGAGAAACTACCTTTTTACCTCGGTTTTTTTGAATTCGTTCATAATGCTGGTAAACGTGGAAAATCCTTGCTTCACTCACTCATTGAGGTGATGATTAAGTGA